The genomic region GccgcccacccacccacccacccccccccccccccccccctccaatttCACGTACGCATGCATTAGAATGTTCTTTCTCTAACTCCGTACATACATGCATACACTACAGGATGAAAAGATGATGGCATCCTGCATTCTCCATATTTGAAAATTCAAAATGTGTTGTAGCTCAAATCATCGGTCCGATTCAAAATCTGTTTTCACATAAAAAAATCATCGCGATGAGAGTTTCGAAACTGGATTCTATGGACTTCTTTTTCTGGTCAAAAGTTACCATGTCTGGGCTAAGTAAATTATCATGTCTGCCGTACGTAagttatcatgctatttacaaagAAATTACTGGGGAAAATGATTATCCAACCTTTTTCCCACCTGcacatgcacgcatgcactagAGGGGAAAAACTAATGTCATCCTAGATTCTTCTTATTTtgaagattcgaaatgtttgataGCTCAAACCACCGGTTTGATTCAAAATCCGTTTTCACGAGATAAAAGATGTCGCAATGAGACCTTCGAAATcagatcccatgttggtatgtttcgaCGACTTTTTTCCGCATCGGAAGTTACTAGGTGCAGGCTAGGTAAAGATACTGCGCTGAGATGCATAAATTCTCATGTTATTTACACATAGGTTGTGAGGATGTACTTTCAACGTTTTTTCTTGGGGGTCAAAGTTACCACGATATTCGGAAATTATCAGGCCCAATGTGTATATTATCATGCTACTTGCACAATAGTTATCAGGGGTATCTTTCGAACAACTTTATACCAGGGtcaaaagttaccatggtgtttttACATGGGTTATCATCTCCGCGGTGCGTAAACCATCATGCAACTTACACAGAAGTTGCTGGAggtatgttttcaacaaaaagTTTGCCCGGTTCAGAGTTTTCATggtgtttgtacataagttatcaggtctgcagTGTGTATATTACCATATTATTTACACAGAAGTTATCATGGGTTTGTTTTCAACAATGCACTGTCCTCCATCAAAGTTACCACGGTGTTTTATACGTAAGTTATCAGGTATGCGTGCATATATTACCATGTTTTTTAGACAGGAGATTCCGGAGGGTATGTTTCAACGGGTTTTCCCCCGGGTCAAAGTTATGACTGTGTTTGTGCGTAGATATCATATATGCTGTGCGTAAATAACATTTTATGTACACAGAAGTTCCGGGTTAAAAGTACACATAAGTTACCAGGGTTCCTGGTGACAAAACCACATGAAAAGTatgggaaaaaaacaaaaaaagtacgGTTCAAATTTCATCCACACATTATTATTTTCTGATTTGTTtgaattacttacacgtatgtcacGTGGTCACACATTATTTTGTTGCAGGGTAGAAAAAGCACCTACAATGTAGGGAAAAAAGGTCGAAAAGGATTTGAAAATAAAAAACTGTTTGagataaaagaaaagaagaaaagatgTGGTTCGGTAATCTTGCCGAAAAGATGGGGTTATGGGGACAAGCCTTCTCTCGACGCGTTCGGTAATCTTGCCAAAACGATGTGGTTTTGCAGTTGAGTTTTTCCTATGTTAATATTTTAGATAGCCTCGTTTATATTCTATTTATTTTATTGCAGAAGACTTTCaatttattcatcttcaatcatgataaTACAACAAACatgagaaataataaaaattacatttagATCCATAGACGACCTAGCGACAACTACTAGCATGGAAGCAAGTCGAAGGCGCGCTGCCGTCATCGCCCTTTCCTCGCCGGAGCCAGtccaaacttgttgtagtagacagtcaggaagttcTCAGCCCCCATAGGGCCAGCATACCAGAACAACAGCCGCCATCATTGAAGAGTAGCAccgatcggaaggatccaacctgaagacacacgaacgtagatgaACTACAATCATATCCGGAAAAATCCACCAAGGACAGATCCGTTGatgacacacctccacacgcccatctACGATGACAGACATACCACCGCGACAACGGCTACATAGGAAGAACTTTATTCCATCTACAGGGAACCGCcatcgtctcgtcttcctgagcaagaCGGTAAAACACAAACACTAAGGGCGTGTTCGGTAGTTGCCCACGGATGCAAAATCCTCAACTCCATCGCCCAACTCCAGCAGCCAGCTTCCCACCTAAACTCCTGGAGCGATGGATCTGTTCGGTGTAGCAGCTTCTGGTAGCCAGCGATCGCAAAGGCCAAAAAGTGCATATTCGTCCCGTTTGGATTGGGCTGGCAGCCCAAGTGACTTGTACAAGGGGCATGGGCTATAGGCCCGGTTGGGTGGGTGGCTGCGAAGAGGCGCTCGTGGCTGTTTTCTTTGTCCGCTCGTGGCTATTTCCTCGTACCGTTTCGCTCGAAGTCACTTGGCGGTGGCAGCCAGCCGTAAAAACTGCCAACTCCAACTTCTTTGTTTTCTCTGAGTAGCAAATACCCAGCTCCATGACTCCAGCAAATTTGCACGTAGCTAATAGCCAGCTTCTCACTCCCATAACCAGGTTTTGAAGCGTTCGGTTCGGCTCCGGAGTTGGAGTCGAGGAGTTGAGGAGCCGGCGGGCTACCGAACAGCCCCTAAGAAAGCAAAACTCGAAGGAACATCTAAAAATGGAGCCCTTCCGGCGGCAAGGGCTGGGATCCACCACGCCGGCATGGCCCTAAAGCCATTGAAGACGAGGTGGATCAATGATGATGCCTACGGGAGGCAGAGAAGTCCTAATCTGAAAAAAAGGACGAGGCGGTTGCATCGTGTATTTTCTTGGAACGAATTCAACAAACTCATATTAGTACCTCATTTAACACAAATTAATCTATTGCACGGGTTGCGGTTGTCATCGATCGCTCAGGTTCTTGGACAAGGCGGCCCTAGAGAGGGCGGGCGACAAGGGGCGACCAGCGAGCCCGTGGCGGCTGTGCACGGTTACACAGGTGGAGGAGATCAAGTGTGTGCTCCGTCTGCTGCCGGTGTGGGCGTGCGGCATCATCTTCGCGGCCGTGTACACGCAGGTGTCCACCACCTTCATCCTCCAAGGGGACACGCTGGACCCGCGCATCGGCAGCTTTTGCGTCCCCGCTGCAGTGCTCACCGTCTTCGACACGCTCAGCGTCATGCTCTGGGTGCCGCTTTACGACCGCGCCATCGTCCCGCTCGCGCGCCACCTCACGGGCCACCGCCGCGGGTTCACGCAGCTGACGCGCATGGGCATCGGGTTCGTCATCCTCACGGTCGCCACTGGCATGCTTGAGGTCGCACGGCGCCGCGTGGTCACGTGCAACGGCACGTACCGCGGCACGGACGGTGCAGAGTACGTGTCATTGTCCATCTTCTGGCAGGTGCCCCATTATGTACTATTGGGCGCGGCGGAGGTGTTCACTTTCATCGGGCAGATGGAGTTCTTCTACGACCAAGCGCCTGACGCCATGCGGAGCATCTGCTCAGGGCTCGCCAGCGCGGCTTTGGCGCTGGGCAACTACGCGAGCTCGGCGCTCGTGTCCGTCGTGGTGTGTGTCACGACGAGCACCGGCCGGCCCGGGTGGATCCCCGACGACATCAACCACGGGCACTTGGACTACTTTTTTGGCTGCTCGCCATGCTCTGCGTCGGCAATTTCGGCGGGTACCTGCTCGTGGCACGGTGGTACAACTACAAGATGACCGCGGATTAAACTGGAAATCACCGTATGTGTAGATTCCGAACGTGTAATGACTAGTAACTTCCTCGGTTTTCCCTATAAAAGAAGTTTTAAAGCGACTATGCGTAAGTTCActgttttttttatttatttatacagTTGATTTGCATGTCATGTTGCAGCGCAACTGCGCCTCCAACGGCACTTCTTATTAattgtttttttagaaaaaaattaatctattcatcttcaatcatggcagtacaacaaacaCCAGAAATAGTAAAAATTACAACCAGATTTGAAGACCACCtatcgacgactacaagcactgaagcgagccgaaggcgcgccgccgtcatcgccccttcctcgccggagccgggcaaaatttattgtagtagacagtcgggaagtcgtcgtgctaaggccccatagaaccagcgcggagccgggcaaaacttgttatagtagacagtcgggaagtcgtcgtgttaaggccacataggaccagcacaccagaacaGTAACCGCCACTGATGAAGtgtagcgtagatcggaaggatccaacctgaaaacagACGAACGTAGAGACGAACGACTACCAAATCCGAGtagatccaccaaagatagatccatcggagacacaccttcacacgcccGCCAACAATGCTAGACTCACCACCGGGACGGGGGCTAGACGGGAAGAacattattccatcttcaagaagccgccgccgtctcgcctttctgaacaggacacaaaccctaacaagactcAAAGAAccatctaaaaacggagccctcccgtcgGCAAGGGCCGGATCCACCGTGCCCCCATGGTCCTAAGGCCACGGGAGACGAGGCGGACC from Triticum aestivum cultivar Chinese Spring chromosome 4A, IWGSC CS RefSeq v2.1, whole genome shotgun sequence harbors:
- the LOC123084245 gene encoding protein NRT1/ PTR FAMILY 8.2-like; translation: MVQCRGLVFLAMPLDDAGDTKCLAPTPVGTLRAASCRLLCPEGVLGGDVLRVALAPLCHGSLVLLGDEEAALQPDVVCTVLVRDQTRRRAARCACSRVKMSQKFIYDGGLCKRHAAASYARAASFLDKAALERAGDKGRPASPWRLCTVTQVEEIKCVLRLLPVWACGIIFAAVYTQVSTTFILQGDTLDPRIGSFCVPAAVLTVFDTLSVMLWVPLYDRAIVPLARHLTGHRRGFTQLTRMGIGFVILTVATGMLEVARRRVVTCNGTYRGTDGAEYVSLSIFWQVPHYVLLGAAEVFTFIGQMEFFYDQAPDAMRSICSGLASAALALGNYASSALVSVVVCVTTSTGRPGWIPDDINHGHLDYFFGCSPCSASAISAVDLHVMLQRNCASNGTSY